A genomic window from Nocardioides sp. BP30 includes:
- the nuoH gene encoding NADH-quinone oxidoreductase subunit NuoH, which produces MNQTGLADFGADAWWVVLIKVVLIFGVCVVLTLFNIWWERRVVARMQHRIGPNVHGPFGLLQSLADGVKLALKEDLTPTNADRIVFITAPILAVVPSFVTFSVIPFGPVVDFFGRRTPLQLTDLPVAVLFVMAIASIGIYGIVLGGWASGSTYSLLGGLRSSAQMISYEVAMGLALVAVFLYAGSLSTSAIVAAQGDMWFGLVLMPSFLIYAISMVGETNRAPFDLPEAEGELVGGFHTEYSSLKFALFFLAEYVNMATVSALATTLFLGGWHVPFWIDHVWAGANEGYWPVLWFFGKLLGFIWVFIWLRGSLPRLRYDQFMALGWKRLIPLALVWILVVAVVRVVALENDFDPRWVALPAVLFTVAMLAVLLRGPKAPQLPVAEHQGAFPVPPMPAGGAVRGRAEGLVFPAYAEPVEAARAPRQAREAAAGASIEEAS; this is translated from the coding sequence ATGAACCAGACCGGTCTGGCCGACTTCGGCGCCGACGCGTGGTGGGTCGTGCTGATCAAGGTCGTGCTCATCTTCGGGGTGTGCGTGGTGCTCACCTTGTTCAACATCTGGTGGGAGCGTCGCGTCGTCGCCCGGATGCAGCACCGGATCGGCCCGAACGTGCACGGCCCCTTCGGTCTGCTGCAGAGCCTGGCCGACGGCGTGAAGCTGGCGCTCAAGGAGGATCTCACCCCCACCAACGCCGACCGGATCGTGTTCATCACCGCGCCCATCCTGGCGGTGGTGCCGTCATTCGTGACCTTCAGCGTGATCCCGTTCGGGCCGGTCGTCGACTTCTTCGGCCGGCGCACGCCGCTGCAGTTGACCGACCTGCCGGTCGCGGTGCTGTTCGTGATGGCGATCGCGAGCATCGGCATCTACGGCATCGTGCTCGGCGGCTGGGCGAGCGGGTCGACGTACTCGCTCCTGGGCGGCCTGCGCTCGAGTGCGCAGATGATCTCCTACGAGGTGGCCATGGGCCTGGCGCTGGTGGCCGTCTTCCTCTACGCCGGCAGCCTGTCCACCAGTGCGATCGTCGCGGCGCAGGGTGACATGTGGTTCGGGCTGGTGCTGATGCCGAGCTTCCTCATCTATGCGATCTCGATGGTCGGGGAGACCAACCGGGCGCCGTTCGACCTGCCCGAGGCCGAGGGTGAGCTGGTCGGCGGCTTCCACACCGAGTACTCCTCGCTGAAGTTCGCGCTGTTCTTCCTGGCCGAGTACGTCAACATGGCGACCGTCTCGGCGCTGGCCACCACGCTCTTCCTGGGCGGCTGGCACGTGCCGTTCTGGATCGACCACGTCTGGGCCGGCGCGAACGAGGGCTACTGGCCGGTGCTGTGGTTCTTCGGCAAGCTCCTCGGCTTCATCTGGGTCTTCATCTGGCTGCGCGGCTCGCTGCCGCGGCTTCGCTACGACCAGTTCATGGCGCTGGGCTGGAAGCGGCTGATCCCGCTGGCCCTGGTCTGGATCCTGGTGGTCGCGGTGGTCCGGGTGGTCGCCCTGGAGAACGACTTCGACCCGCGCTGGGTGGCCCTTCCGGCGGTGCTGTTCACCGTCGCGATGCTGGCGGTCCTGCTGCGCGGCCCGAAGGCGCCGCAGCTGCCGGTGGCCGAGCACCAGGGTGCCTTCCCGGTGCCGCCCATGCCGGCCGGTGGCGCGGTGCGCGGCCGTGCCGAGGGCCTGGTCTTTCCCGCGTACGCCGAGCCTGTCGAGGCGGCCCGCGCCCCTCGACAGGCCCGGGAAGCAGCGGCAGGTGCATCGATCGAGGAGGCCTCATGA
- the nuoI gene encoding NADH-quinone oxidoreductase subunit NuoI produces the protein MSIKESLWDPVAGFAVTFTTQFKKPVTEQYPFEKSPTAPRFHGRHQLNRHPDGLEKCVGCELCAWACPADAIYVEGAENSDLPDADGNSQRFSPGERYGRVYQINYLRCILCGLCIEACPTRALTMTNEYELADTSRESLIYQKQDLLAPLEPGMEQPPHPMRLGEDEQSYYAPESIVR, from the coding sequence ATGAGCATCAAGGAGAGTCTGTGGGACCCGGTCGCGGGCTTCGCCGTCACCTTCACCACCCAGTTCAAGAAGCCGGTCACCGAGCAGTACCCGTTCGAGAAGTCGCCGACGGCACCGCGCTTCCACGGGCGGCACCAGCTCAACCGGCACCCCGACGGGCTGGAGAAGTGCGTCGGGTGCGAGCTGTGCGCCTGGGCATGCCCGGCCGACGCGATCTACGTCGAGGGCGCGGAGAACTCCGACCTGCCCGACGCGGACGGCAACAGCCAGCGCTTCTCCCCCGGTGAGCGCTACGGCCGCGTCTACCAGATCAACTACCTGCGCTGCATCCTGTGCGGCCTGTGCATCGAGGCCTGTCCGACCCGGGCGCTGACGATGACGAACGAGTACGAGCTTGCCGACACCTCCCGGGAGAGCCTGATCTACCAGAAGCAGGACCTGCTCGCCCCGCTCGAGCCGGGCATGGAGCAGCCGCCGCACCCGATGCGGCTCGGCGAGGACGAGCAGAGCTACTACGCGCCCGAGAGCATCGTGCGATGA